In Brachypodium distachyon strain Bd21 chromosome 2, Brachypodium_distachyon_v3.0, whole genome shotgun sequence, one genomic interval encodes:
- the LOC106866179 gene encoding uncharacterized protein LOC106866179, whose translation MNAHRKARDESTEISCLMLAHMEPDLQQQFENVEAYDMIESLKSMFQAQAKTERYQVSQALLGCKLKDGDPLSPHVIKMTGYVQSLDRLGFPISDEFATDIVLNSLPSAYAPFISNYHMHGMDKKLTELHGMLKTAEADLKKGTSQLLMVQNKAKFKKGSWTKKKKAKSGGKTQDSVPSAASGTKPSPAAGSTCFYCKTDGHWKRNCSKFLADKAKSGSGTSNSGAGKN comes from the exons ATGAATGCCCACCGTAAGGCTAGAGATGAGTCTACGGAAATTAGCTGTCTTATGCTTGCACACATGGAACCggacttgcagcagcagttcgagaatgttgaggcctaCGATATGATCGAAAGCCTCAAAAGTATGTTCCAGGCTCAGGCAAAGACCGAGAGGTATCAAGTCTCTCAAGCTTTGCTTGGCTGTAAGCTCAAAGACGGCGATCCACTGAGTCCGCACGTGATCAAGATGACTGGTTACGTGCAGTCTTTGGATAGGCTGGGTTTTCCCATAAGCGATGAGTTCGCTACAGATATAGTTCTGAACTCTCTTCCTAGTGCATATGCTCCGTTCATCTCGAActatcacatgcatggtatggATAAGAAGCTCACTGAACTACATGGGATGCTCAAGACAGCAGAGGCTGACCTCAAGAAAGGCACCAGTCAACTGTTGATGGTGCAGAATAAGGCTAAGTTCAAGAAGGGTTCTTggactaagaagaagaaggctaagtCAGGAGGCAAAACTCAGGACTCTGTCCCGAGCGCTGCCTCAGGGACTAAGCCATCTCCTGCAGCTGGATCCACTTGCTTCTATTGCAAGACGGATGGGcactggaagaggaactgcagcaagtttttggctgacaaagccaagagtggaagtgggacTTCTAACTCAG GGGCTGGTAAGAACTAG